A single Dasypus novemcinctus isolate mDasNov1 chromosome 4, mDasNov1.1.hap2, whole genome shotgun sequence DNA region contains:
- the LOC105747115 gene encoding keratin-associated protein 6-1-like: MEFVYVSRALKPGYYYGGLGYGFGVLGCDYGCGYGSLDCDYGYGGLGCGYGYGGLGCGYGYGGLGCGYGYGGLGCGYGYGGLGCGYGCGYDGYGGYGHGCYHPSCYGSYRYGCYRPSCGFY; this comes from the exons ATGGAGTTTGTTTATGTTTCAAGGGCTTTAAAACCAG GCTACTACTATGGAGGACTGGGCTATGGCTTTGGTGTCCTGGGCTGTGACTATGGCTGCGGCTATGGTAGCCTGGACTGTGACTATGGCTATGGTGGCCTAGGCTGTGGCTATGGCTATGGTGGCCTGGGCTGTGGCTATGGCTATGGCGGCCTAGGCTGTGGCTATGGCTATGGCGGCCTAGGCTGTGGCTATGGCTATGGTGGCCTGGGCTGTGGCTATGGATGTGGCTATGATGGCTATGGTGGTTATGGACATGGCTGCTACCACCCATCTTGTTATGGAAGCTACAGATATGGCTGCTACCGCCCGTCATGTGGATTTTactga